A segment of the Chitinophagaceae bacterium genome:
AAATATTCCTGAAAGTGAGGATGCTGTTCCTGATATTTTAAATGAAGCCATTTATAATCTTCGCTGGATGCTGACCATGCAGGATCCAAATGATGGAGGTGTGTATAATAAATGCACCAATGCAGCCTTTGATGGAATGGTGATGCCCGGTGTTACAAAATCAAAAAGATATGTTGTACAGAAAGGAACTGCTGCCACTCTTGATTTTGCAGCAGTAACTGCACAGGCAGGCCGTATCCTGAAAAGTTTTCAACAACAATTTCCCGGACTGGCAGACAGTTGTATTACTGCTGCAAAAAAAGCATGGGAATGGGCATTACTGAATCCGGCATTGGAATATGACCAGAACAGTATCAATAAAAAGTTTACACCTGCTATTACTACCGGCGGTTATGGCGACAGAAATTTTAGCGATGAATGGCTTTGGGCAGCTGCAGAATTATTTTTAACCACAAGAGATAATCGTTTTTATAAAGTGGTAGAAGATCATTTAAAAGATAACGTCAATTTACCCAACTGGGGAAGTGTGGGCATGATGGCTTATTATTCTTTCCTGCATTTTAGAGATCAACTTCCTGCTACCTATTCTGCAACACTTACTCAAATGAGGAACCGAATCATCAGCATTGCAGACAGTTATATTGATAAAACAAATGTGAATGCATTTCATACAGTAATGGGGCAATCGGTAAGAGATTTTAACTGGGGCAGTAATTCCAATGCAGCTAACCAGGGAATGCTTTTAATCAAAGCTTATCTTTTAACCAAAGAAAAAAAGTATGTTGACTATTCTCTGACAAATGTCGATTATTTACTTGGCAGAAATGCAACCGGCTATTGTTTTATAACTGGCATTGGAAGTAAGCCAACAATGTTTCCTCACCATCGTCAGTCAACAGCTGATGCTATTGCTGAACCGGTACCGGGTTTGGTAGCAGGCGGTCCTAATCCTGCAAGGCAGGATAAGTGTACTTATAAATTTACTGAACCTGAAACTGCATATACAGATCATGATTGTTCTTATGCTTCCAATGAAATTGCCATTAACTGGAATGCTCCGGTTGTGTATTTACTCAATGCCATTGAAGCGTTACAAACAGAAGCAGGCTATAACAAAAAATAATTTCAAATCTAAGGCTGTATGAAAAAAACATGCTTGCTTCTCCTGTTCATTTTTAGTTTCATTTTTTTACATGCACAGCAAACGGTCATTCAGTATTTATCCGGCATTGATAAAGACCATACTGTAAGTTGGGATTTTATGTGCAGCAAAGGAATGAACAGTGGCAAATGGACAAAGATCCAGGTTCCTTCCAATTGGGAACAGCAGGGCTTTGGTACTTATAATTATTTTAAAGATTCTGTAAACCCCGATGAACAGGGGTTTTATAAATACAGATTCAATACAGCGGTTTCGTGGAAAAATAAAAAAGTAGTAATTGTATTTGAAGCATCCATGACAGATACAGAAGTGAAGATAAACGGGAAGTCTGCAGGTGCAGTTCATCAGGGAGGGTTTTATGAATTCAAGTATGATATTACAAAGCTGCTGAAACCATCCGGAGAAAATTTACTGGAAGTAACAGTGAGTAAGAAATCTTCCAATGAATCTGTGAACCGTGCCGAACGAAAAGCCGACTTCTGGTTGTTTGGTGGAATCTTTCGGCCTGTGTATTTAGAAATTTTACCAATCACACATATTGAACGGGTTGCCATACATGCAAAAGCCAATGGTGATTTTTCTGTAAACGTTTTCGCCAATAATATCAAACAACAGCAAACAGTTGAAGCACAGGTGCAGGAATTAAATGGAAAAGCAGTTGGTAAACCGTTTGCTCTAAGTGCGAATGGTGAAACTGTTTTGCAAAACCATTTCAGCAATATCAAAACATGGAATGCCGAGCAGCCTAATTTATACAGGGTTGTTATCTCCATTAAACAAAATGGAAAGATCATTCATACAATCAAGCAACGTTTCGGTTTCAGAACAGCTGAGTTAAAACCAAAAGATGGCTTTTATGTAAACGGTGTGAAAGTAATTTTCAGAGGAGTAAACAGGCACAGTGAATGGCCAGAAACTGGAAGAACATTAAGTCGTAACATTCACCTGATGGATATTGCGTTGATGAAGGATATGAATATGAATGCTGTACGCATGAGTCATTATCCACCTGATAAAGAGTTTTTGGATTTATGCGATTCGCTTGGTTTATATGTGCTGGATGAATTAACCGGATGGCAGGCTGCTTATGATACTTTGGTTGGAAGAAGATTAGTTAAAGAGTTAGTTATTCGGGATGTAAATCATCCATCGATCGTTATCTGGGATAATGGAAATGAAGGTGGATGGAACAGGGGACTGGATAATGATTATGCTTTGTACGATCCGCAAAAAAGATTGGTCATTCATCCATGGGAAAGGTTTAATGAAACCAATACCAAACATTATCCAGATTACAAGTATGTGCAGAATGAAGTATTAAATCCGAATTGAGTTTTTTTTCCAACTGAATTTATGCATGGATTATTTGATGGAGGACATGGTGCAGCCTTAGATGATTTCTGGAATGAGATGAAAAAGCATCCTTATTTTGCCGGTGGTTTTTTATGGGCACTGCATGATGAAGGCATTATGCGTAAAGATAAAAATGATGAAATGGATGTGGCGGGTAACCAGGCACCTGATGGTATTGTTGGGCCACACCGTGAAAAGGAAGGCAGTTATTATACCATTAAAGAAATCTGGAGCCCCGTACAAATTAATCTGGAAAAATTACCTGCAAATTTTGATGGAAGAATACCTGTTGAAAATTTGTACAGCTTTACCAATTTAAATCAATGCAGCTTTCAATGGCAGCTAATACAATTCCCTGCTTCTGCAAAAGGAGCAGCAACTATTCTCTCAAAAGGAATTGCAGCAATTTCTTTACTGCCCGGTGAAAAGGGAAGCCTGAATCTTAAACTGGATAAGAATTTCAGTAATGCCGATGCAATCTATCTTACTGCAAAAGATCCAAAAGGAAAAGAAATTTATACATGGAGCTGGGCAATTCATTCTCCAAAACAAATTGCAGAGAAGGCGAATGCTTTTCTGTCGTCAGGAATAATTACTACTGAGGATAATGAAATTAATTTTTCTGTAGCCTGTGATGGAATTGTGTACAGGTTTAATAAACAAACCGGTTTTCTGCAACAGGTGTTGAATGGGAATAAAGAAATTTCACTGAGCAATGGTCCTTCATTGGCAGGTGTAAGTTTATCATTAGCTGAATTTAAAACCTATCAGCAGGGCGATGAGTATATTGTTGAACCTGTTTATAAGGGAGATGATCAGTTTAAAGTAAAGTGGACCTTTGCAAAGGGAAAACTGCCGCAATTAGATTATCAATACAGCATTCAAAAAGAAATGGAGTACCTGGGAATTACATTTCAATATCCCGAAGAAAAAATTACCGGTATGAAATGGCTTGGTCGTGGCCCTTATCATGTGTGGAAGAACCGGTTGAAAGGAAATCAACTGAATGTGTGGGAGAAGAAATATAATAATACTATTACCGGGGAGTCTTACAATTATCCTGAATTTAAAGGATGGCATTCGGAATTGTATTGGATTACAGTTCAGAATAAGGAAACTGATTTTACAGTGTATGCAAAAGATGAACAGGTATTCTTCCAGATGCTGCAGCCTGCAAAACAGGCAGGGATTAAAAACATGAATACGCTTCCGGCATTTCCCGGAAATACAATTGGATTCTTTACAGGTATCAGCGCTATCGGCACAAAATTTCAGGATGCAAAAGTGATGGGGCCGCAAAGTCAGTTGAATGCAATTGCTCCTGCACCTGTAACAGGAACGCTGCTGTTTAATTTTTCAAAGCAATAAATAATAATGTCAGAACAAAATAATTCCCGCAGAAATTTTATTGCAAAAGCTGCAATGGCCTGTGCTGCTGCAACAGGCTTCACAGGGATAGAAAGTTTTGCTGCAGGCAGTGTTGAACAGAAACGTAAAACCGATCATTTGAATTTTTTATTCCAGGGCGATTCAATCACCGATGGCAACCGTGGAAGAAGTAAAGATCCAAATCACATCATGGGTCATGGGTATGCATTTAGTATTGCCAGCAGGGTAGGTGCGGCTTTTCCGGAAAAAGAAAATCAGTTTTATAACAGGGGTATCAGTGGAAATAAAATAACAGATTTAGCCAAACGCTGGCAAACTGATACACTCGACTTAAAACCGGATGTACTCAGTATTCTTATAGGAATAAATGATACAGACTCAGTAATACGACAGCAGAATATTGTTACGGCTGAACAATATGAGGAAGTATATCGTTCGTTACTGGAACAAACACATGAGCAGTTACCTGATTGTATGTTTGTTCTCTGTGAACCATTCATTCTTCCAGTGGGTAAAGTAAAAGAAAACTGGAACCTGTTTCATGATGACCTTCAGAAAAGACAGCTGGCAGTGAGTCGTTTATCAAATGAGTTCAACGCAGTTTTCATTCCGTTGCAAAAAATATTCAATGATGCAGTTAAGCGAGCAGCCGCCGAATACTGGATGTGGGATGGTATTCATCCAACATATTCCGGGCATGAATTAATTACTAAGGAATGGCTGAAGCAGGTAAGTAAAGAGTTACATTTTATCAGGAGGATAAAAGGAAATTAAATAAAGAAATAATTTCAGCTGCAAAAAGTCATCTTCAGCTTTCCCCAATATACTTGGGGATTATTTCCTTCTGTAACCTGAAGTTTAGTGACTATTTTTGACAGGCGGTGGATGTTTGTTTCATTAAGATTTTTTATTCCTTTTATTATATGAGGAGAAGGCTTTTTTTCAATTATATTATACTTTCTGTTTTTTTTCAGGTTTCTGCTGTTTCATTGATACATGCTTCTGATTCTATACCCGTGCAGTATCTCGGAATTGAACAGGGACTTTCCAATAATGTTGTTACAAGTATTTACCAGGATCATGATGGTTTCATGTGGTTCGGCACCTATGATGGGTTGAGCCGTTACGATGGTTATGGTTTCAAAGTGTACAGGAATATTATTGGCGATACTACTTCCCTTTGTCACAGTCACATCAATTCTATTACCGGCGATGCTGCTGATTATTTGTGGATCGGTACATCAAAAGGGATCAGCGTGTTTGATCCGGTAAGCAGACGTTTTTACACGCCTTCTTTCCGCTCATTTGATAAAGATGACAGGAACACTTTAACCGGAAACTCCAATATCATAAAATCTGCCTTCAATGGTGATATTGTATTTGCCGGAACTGATACACATGGATTACTTTATTTTAAACGCAGCAGCAGCAGCGGATTGCAGATTCCATTGTTCATTGGAAAAACAAAAGTTTCCAGTTACAGGATATCAGCAATTGAATATGACAGTGTAAGTAAAAAAGTATGGGTGTATGTTCCGGGAAACTACAGATGGCGGTGGCTTATGGATTCTGAAGTCAGGTAATGAAATGGCTGAGGCTTATCAGTCAAATGAACAGCAACCCAGTATTAACAGCACTGCGTTGTATGCTATTTTTATTGATGAAAAAGACAGAAAATGGATCGGCACATTAAGGGGCGGAGTAAATATTCTTTATCCGAATACAAGTTCATTCAGAACTGTATTTTTACAATAGTCCATTCAGAAATAACAGCAGTAATAATTTTATCAATTCTTTTTGCGAAGATCATAAAGGGAATATTTGGGTTGGTACAAGCGGTGCCGGATTGAGACACTGGAAGAGGTCGAACAATACATATGATCTGTACGTAAATACCGGCAATGATGCATCTATCAGCAGTAATTATGTAACAGGTGTAATGAAAGATGAGTACAACGATCTTTGGGCTTCCACCTGGTTTCATGGAGTTAACAGGTTGAAAGCGGGCTCAGGAAAATTTGAACGTTTCTCCTGTTATAATCCAAAGACAAAAGAAACAGAATATAATGTATGGCTGGTTTACCGTGACCGGTTTAAAAATATCTGGGCAAGCACCGTAAACAACGGAACACTCTATACGTTTAACAGGCAAACGAATCAATTTGAAATTTTTGATGACAGGATTGTAGACGTACAATGTTTAACAGAAGATCGTAATGGGGAGTTGTGGGCAGGTAATTACAGCAGTTTAATCAGCATCAATCAAAATAAAAAAACACATCATATTTACCCGGTTGGATATCCTGTAAGATCTATTCATGAGGACATTCATAAAAATTTCTGGGTAGGAACAGAAGGTGGAGGCTTGCTTCTTTTTAACAGGGCAAACGGTACTTTTCAACGTTTTACAACAGGTGAGGGGCTGCCCAATAATAATGTACTCCGTATTCTTGAAGATCAGCATGGCATTCTGTGGATGAGCACCTACAATGGTTTGTGCAGGTTTGATCCTGTGAACAGAAGCTTCAGGAATTTTACTTATGCTGATGGCCTGCAAAGCAATCAATTCAGTTTCAATGCAGCTCTTCCGCTTCGTTCAGGTGAATTTTTATTCGGAGGTATTAAAGGGTTTAATATTTTCCATCCTGACAGTATTAAAGAATCAAAAGAAGTGCCCCGTGTATTTTTAATCGGGTTAAAAATTGATAACACCCCGATTGAAGAAGAAGACCGTTATGTAACCGGAAGACAGGAGGAGTATGTGAAGCAAATAAAAGTGCCTTACGATAAAGCTATCCTGTCGCTTGACTTTCTTGCATTGGATTACTCGTTGGCAGATAAATTACAGTATGCCTATCAACTGACCGGTTGGGATAAAAACTGGAACAATACCGGAACGAACCGAACAGCAAACTATACCAGAATTCATGAGGGCACTTATATATTCAGTGTTAAAGTAATGAATGCATATGGTATATGGGGTGAAGAAACCAGGTTGCTGCAAATAACCATCCTGCCTCCCTGGTTCCGTTCCTGGTGGGCATATATTTTATATGCTGTGTTTATCATTGGTGCGGTTTACTTCTATCTCTTATATAATAAACGGCAGGAACGTTTACGGTATGAAATTAAACTGGCCCATCTTGAAAGTGAACAGGAAAAAGAGTTAACGGAAAAAAAGATTTCATTTTTTACACATATCTCTCATGAATTCAGAACACCGCTTACACTGATCATTAATCCGCTGAAGGAACTGGTGAAAGAAAATACAAATGAAGATATTCATAGGAAGACAACCATGATTCACCGTAATGCAAAGCGTTTGCTGAGCCTTGTTGATCAATTACTGCTGTTCAGAAAAGTGGAATCGGTAGATCAGCAGATGCGTATTGAACATTTTGATATTGCAGAAGTTTGTAATGAAGTGTACCTCAGCTTCAGTCAGCATGCAGCAATGAAGAACATCCGGTTTGTGTATGAAAAAAATGAGCAGAATATTTTTATTTATGCAGATAAAGAAAAGGTAGAGATCATCCTGTTCAATCTTATTTCGAATGCATTTAAATATACCGAAGCCGGTGGAGAGGTGATGCTCGGTATTATTCAAAATGAAAATGAAATTGAAATAGTTGTAAGCGATACCGGCAGTGGTATACCAATGGAAACCGGTGCTAAACTGTTTGAATCATTTTACCAGGCTGAAAATACAGGAAAGGCATCTCAAACAGGTTTTGGTATTGGTTTGTATGTCTCTCAAAAATTAGCACAGGCCCATCAGGGTCAGCTGTCATATACAAGCGAGCCGGGTAAGGGAACAACATTCAGTTTAAAACTGCTGAAGGGGAAATCGCATTTTGCGGCACGGCATATCAGTGAAGAATATAAACCTGCACAAACGATCCTGCATGAGCTGGTTGAAGATCCCGATTCAGAAAACCTGCTTGCTGAAGAAACTGAAACAAAACAAAACAAGTCAGCTGTTATTGATAAAATCACATCAGGTTTACCAACAATGGTGATTGTGGATGACAATGCTGAACTGCGTTCTTACATCAGGCAGGTATTTGAAGGTTCTTTTAATATCTATGAAGCAGATGATGGAAGTACTGGTTACGAACTGGTGCTGAAGGAAGTACCCGACATTGTTATCAGTGATGTAATGATGAAAAAAGTGGGTGGTATTGAAATGGTGAAGAACATAAAAGAAATGCCATCTATTGCACATATCCCGGTCATTCTGCTTACATCAAGCTCATCAGAAGAAGTAAAGCTGAAGGGCATTGAAGGCGGGGCAGAGGATTATATTACCAAACCATTCGACAGGGAAATTATTATTGCCCGTGTACAAAATATCCTCAAAGGAAGGAACCGGCTACAGCAGTATTTCTTCAATACAGTCACCTTAAAACCGGCTTCAGGAGTGGCAGGGGAGCATAAGATATTCCTTGAACGCTGTATTGCCATTGTTGAAAAGCACCTTGATAATCCCGAGTTCACCATTCAAACCTTCTGCAAAGAGATTGGGATGAGTCATCCGAGCCTCTACAAAAAAATTAAAGCTGTTTCTGGGCTCACGGTAAATGTATTTGTCCGTTACCTGCGACTAAGAAAAGCTGCAGAGCTTCTCATCAATACCAACAAAACAATTGTAGAGGTAACTTATATTACCGGGTTTAACGATGTACGTTATTTTAGGGAACAGTTCTTTAAGCTGTTTGAAATGAAACCATCTGATTACGTAAAAAAATACCGCAAAGCCCTGGGAGCTGGCTCGGTGTAAATGGGGAAATTT
Coding sequences within it:
- a CDS encoding glycoside hydrolase family 9 protein, which codes for MKGQIVLIFFTLQFVSCKEIHSQSLSNDIKLNQEGFYPNAPKSAVITNHFSSKEFYLTTENLKDTFFTGVLSAVKQSAYSSTKTRIADFSSFTRPGKYRVVNGLNHSYPFQIKNNVNHNAAVAVLKGYYFQRTSMPLEEKYAGKWQRTGFHPDDVVYIHPSAAGEERPEGTIISTPGGWYDAGDYNKYIVNSGITMGTIFSAYEDFLEYFQQLKTNIPESEDAVPDILNEAIYNLRWMLTMQDPNDGGVYNKCTNAAFDGMVMPGVTKSKRYVVQKGTAATLDFAAVTAQAGRILKSFQQQFPGLADSCITAAKKAWEWALLNPALEYDQNSINKKFTPAITTGGYGDRNFSDEWLWAAAELFLTTRDNRFYKVVEDHLKDNVNLPNWGSVGMMAYYSFLHFRDQLPATYSATLTQMRNRIISIADSYIDKTNVNAFHTVMGQSVRDFNWGSNSNAANQGMLLIKAYLLTKEKKYVDYSLTNVDYLLGRNATGYCFITGIGSKPTMFPHHRQSTADAIAEPVPGLVAGGPNPARQDKCTYKFTEPETAYTDHDCSYASNEIAINWNAPVVYLLNAIEALQTEAGYNKK
- a CDS encoding SGNH/GDSL hydrolase family protein, with the protein product MSEQNNSRRNFIAKAAMACAAATGFTGIESFAAGSVEQKRKTDHLNFLFQGDSITDGNRGRSKDPNHIMGHGYAFSIASRVGAAFPEKENQFYNRGISGNKITDLAKRWQTDTLDLKPDVLSILIGINDTDSVIRQQNIVTAEQYEEVYRSLLEQTHEQLPDCMFVLCEPFILPVGKVKENWNLFHDDLQKRQLAVSRLSNEFNAVFIPLQKIFNDAVKRAAAEYWMWDGIHPTYSGHELITKEWLKQVSKELHFIRRIKGN